Proteins found in one Quercus robur chromosome 2, dhQueRobu3.1, whole genome shotgun sequence genomic segment:
- the LOC126715124 gene encoding uncharacterized protein LOC126715124 → MGSHKFYPPLVFLLLMFCLLTITATTGSHWHSKRAKGTQNWLNHGGDLHNRRYANKETKISPTTVSKLRLKWKFYAGDNISATPAIFDGNLYFPSWNGYIYSIKVSDGSLVWKKNLQKLTGLKASAFVTNVNWTVSRSTPTIADDLLIIGIYGPAVVIAVERSTGKHVWSTQLDNHAAGFITMSGTYFNGGFYVGTSSLEEILGIGQCCTFRGSLSKLDVHSGSILWQTFMLPDNHNKLGGYSGAAIWGSSPSIDITRNHVYIATGNLYSTPLNVSQCQEKENNQTVPTHLDECLELDIHSESILALDLDFGKIKWYHQLGGYDVWFLACSNLSTPNCPPGPNLDADFGEAPLMLSIKRNETKLDIVAAIQKSGFAWALDRNNGSLIWSTEAGPGGIQGGGTWGAATDTKRVYTNIANSDGKNFTLKPSKATTTAGGWVAMNAHNGNILWSTANPSNATAAGPVTVANNVLFAGSTNPRGPIYAMNAKTGEILWSYETGAIVFGGMSVSDGCVYLGNGYRFASSPKGTSLFAFCIS, encoded by the exons ATGGGGTCTCATAAATTCTACCCTCCTTTGGTCTTTCTACTCCTCATGTTTTGTCTATTAACCATCACAGCTACTACAGGATCCCAt TGGCATAGTAAGAGAGCAAAGGGTACACAAAACTGGTTGAATCATGGTGGAGATTTGCATAATAGAAGATATGCCAACAAGGAGACCAAAATCAGCCCTACAACTGTTTCAAAACTACGTCTAAAGTGGAAATTCTATGCTGGCGATAATATAAGTGCAACGCCAGCCATTTTCGATGGTAACCTATATTTCCCAAGCTGGAATGGTTACATCTATTCCATCAAAGTGTCTGATGGATCTCTAGTTTGGAAGAAGAATCTGCAAAAGTTAACTGGCCTTAAAGCATCTGCGTTTGTAACTAATGTCAACTGGACAGTATCAAGATCAACACCAACAATAGCTGATGACCTCCTCATCATTGGAATCTATGGACCAGCTGTGGTTATTGCTGTGGAAAGATCAACTGGGAAGCATGTTTGGTCAACACAGCTAGACAACCATGCTGCTGGATTTATCACCATGTCTGGAACTTATTTCAATGG GGGCTTCTATGTTGGTACATCTTCACTAGAAGAAATTCTTGGAATTGGACAATGCTGCACCTTCCGTGGTAGCTTATCCAAATTAGATGTTCATTCTGGTTCCATCTTATGGCAAACTTTTATGTTGCCTGATAACCATAACAAACTTGGAGGATATTCTGGAGCTGCTATATGGGGAAGTAGTCCTTCCATTGATATCACAAGGAATCATGTCTACATTGCCACTGGGAACTTATACTCAACTCCGTTAAATGTATCCCAATGTCAGGAAAAGGAGAATAATCAAACTGTACCAACTCATCTAGACGAGTGTCTTGAGCTTGATATCCACTCAGAATCAATCCTGGCACTTGATCTAGATTTTGGAAAGATAAAATGGTATCACCAACTAGGAGGGTATGATGTATGGTTCTTGGCATGTAGCAATCTTTCCACCCCTAATTGTCCACCTGGTCCAAACCTAGATGCTGATTTTGGGGAGGCACCATTAATGCTAAGCATAAAGAGGAATGAGACCAAATTAGATATTGTTGCTGCTATTCAGAaaagtggctttgcttgggcttTGGATCGTAATAATGGCAGCCTCATATGGTCTACA GAAGCTGGACCTGGTGGCATTCAGGGAGGGGGTACTTGGGGAGCAGCCACCGACACCAAGAGGGTGTATACCAACATTGCCAACTCTGATGGCAAGAACTTCACTCTCAAACCATCTAAGGCAACTACAACTGCTGGTGGATGGGTGGCAATGAATGCTCACAATGGCAATATCCTTTGGTCCACCGCCAATCCTAGCAATGCCACCGCTGCTGGTCCTGTTACTGTGGCTAATAATGTGCTCTTTGCTGGATCCACAAATCCAAGAGGACCCATATATGCGATGAATGCCAAAACTGGAGAAATCCTATGGTCATATGAAACAGGAGCCATAGTCTTTGGGGGAATGTCGGTGAGTGATGGATGTGTATATTTGGGTAATGGATATAGGTTTGCATCCTCCCCTAAGGGAACATCACTCTTTGCCTTTTGCATCTCATGA
- the LOC126703729 gene encoding geraniol 8-hydroxylase-like codes for MAKKVLQTHDQLLSNRWVPDAFHACRHHEFSLPLIPVSTRWRNLRRICIEQLFSKKILDTNQAIRNKKVQELLVDTQQSSLTSEAVDIGRAAFKATANMLSNTIYSMDMVESKSDQAKELKELVWNVMKDAGKPNLADYFPVLKKIDPQGLRRSVAVNFGRMLDIFDHIITQRLELRKVSSSNMNNDMLDTLLNISEEKSEEMDKTKIERLLLVSIFTLSLSWISFLSDSDIG; via the coding sequence ATGGCCAAAAAAGTCCTTCAAACACATGACCAACTCTTGTCCAACAGATGGGTGCCAGATGCTTTTCATGCCTGCAGACACCACGAGTTTAGCTTGCCATTGATACCCGTCTCTACCCGATGGAGAAACCTTCGTAGAATATGCATAGAACAATTATTCTCCAAAAAGATACTAGATACAAACCAAGCTATCCGCAACAAGAAAGTGCAAGAACTCCTTGTTGATACTCAACAAAGCAGCCTAACAAGTGAGGCAGTAGATATTGGCAGAGCAGCTTTCAAGGCTACGGCTAACATGTTATCAAACACAATCTATTCGATGGATATGGTGGAGTCCAAATCTGACCAAGCTAAAGAGTTGAAGGAGCTGGTGTGGAATGTCATGAAAGATGCAGGGAAACCAAACTTGGCAGATTATTTTCCTGTGCTTAAGAAGATTGACCCCCAAGGATTAAGGCGAAGTGTAGCAGTGAACTTTGGAAGGATGTTAGACATCTTTGACCACATCATTACCCAAAGGCTGGAGTTGAGAAAAGTGTCTAGTTCTAACATGAACAATGATATGTTAGATACCCTTCTCAACATCAGTGAAGAAAAAAGTGAGGAGATGGACAAAACTAAGATAGAACGTCTATTGCTGGTTAGTATTTTTACTCTATCTTTGTCTTGGATTTCTTTTCTATCAGATTCAGATATTGGGTAA
- the LOC126715125 gene encoding geraniol 8-hydroxylase-like → MDFLSFIIFLSLIWIIVQVFHIISRSKAIPKMLPPGPKPFPVIGNLLDLGDKPHKSLANLAKVHGPIMKLKLGQVTTIVISSATMAKEVLQTHDQLLSNRWVPDAFHACRHHEFSLPLIPVSTRWRNLRRICIEQLFSNKILDTNQAIRNKKVQELLVDTQQSSLTSEAVDIGRAAFKATANMLSNTIYSMDMVESKSDQAKELKELVWNVMKDGGKPNLADYFPVLKKIDPQGLRRSVAVNSGRMLDIFDHIITQRLELRKVSSSNMNNDMLDTLLNISEEKSEEMDKTKIERLLLDLFGAGTETTSATVEWAMAELLHNPEALSRAKVELEQVIGNGNQVKESDIPQLPYLLAIIKETLRLHPAVPFLLPRKAGADVEINGYIIPKGAQVLVNAWAIGRDPSSWDNAKSFMPERFLGSEIDVKGRNFEFLPFGGGRRTCPGLPLAVRMLHLMLGSLIQDFDWKLEDGIKPKDLNIEDKFGLTLQKAHPLRAVPIPV, encoded by the exons ATGGATTTCTTGAGCTTTATAATATTTCTTTCCCTCATTTGGATCATAGTCCAAGTCTTCCATATAATTTCAAGAAGCAAAGCAATTCCCAAAATGCTTCCTCCAGGTCCAAAACCTTTTCCAGTAATAGGAAACCTCTTAGACCTTGGTGACAAACCCCACAAGTCACTAGCTAACCTTGCCAAGGTTCATGGCCCTATAATGAAACTGAAACTAGGCCAAGTAACCACAATAGTCATTTCTTCAGCAACCATGGCCAAAGAAGTCCTTCAAACACATGACCAACTCTTGTCCAACAGATGGGTGCCAGATGCTTTTCATGCCTGCAGACACCATGAGTTTAGCTTGCCATTGATACCCGTCTCTACCCGATGGAGAAACCTTCGTAGAATATGCATAGAACAATTATTCTCCAACAAGATACTAGATACAAACCAAGCTATCCGCAACAAGAAAGTGCAAGAACTCCTTGTTGATACTCAACAAAGCAGCCTAACAAGTGAGGCAGTAGATATTGGCAGAGCAGCTTTCAAGGCTACGGCTAACATGTTATCAAACACAATCTATTCGATGGATATGGTGGAGTCCAAATCTGACCAAGCTAAAGAGTTGAAGGAGCTGGTGTGGAATGTCATGAAAGATGGAGGGAAACCAAACTTGGCAGATTATTTTCCTGTGCTTAAGAAGATTGACCCCCAAGGATTAAGGCGAAGTGTAGCAGTGAACTCTGGAAGGATGTTAGACATCTTTGACCACATCATTACCCAAAGGCTGGAGTTGAGAAAAGTGTCTAGTTCTAACATGAACAATGATATGTTAGATACCCTTCTCAACATCAGTGAAGAAAAAAGTGAGGAGATGGACAAAACTAAGATAGAACGTCTATTGCTG GACCTATTTGGTGCTGGCACGGAAACAACTTCAGCCACAGTGGAATGGGCAATGGCGGAGCTACTCCACAATCCAGAGGCATTGTCAAGAGCCAAAGTAGAGCTGGAGCAAGTCATTGGCAATGGCAACCAAGTTAAGGAATCAGATATCCCTCAGTTACCTTACTTACTAGCAATAATCAAAGAAACATTGAGGCTGCACCCAGCAGTCCCTTTCTTACTCCCCAGGAAAGCTGGAGCAGATGTAGAAATCAATGGTTACATTATCCCAAAAGGTGCACAAGTGCTAGTGAATGCATGGGCTATAGGCCGAGACCCGAGCTCTTGGGACAATGCAAAATCGTTTATGCCAGAGAGGTTCTTGGGGTCGGAAATTGATGTCAAAGGCAGGAACTTTGAGTTTTTACCGTTTGGTGGTGGAAGAAGAACATGTCCTGGTTTGCCATTGGCTGTGAGAATGTTACACTTGATGTTGGGTTCACTTATCCAGGACTTTGATTGGAAACTTGAGGATGGGATTAAACCTAAGGATTTGAACATTGAAGATAAGTTTGGCCTAACCTTACAGAAAGCTCATCCTCTAAGAGCTGTCCCTATTCCAGTTTAA